A genomic segment from Tuwongella immobilis encodes:
- a CDS encoding FHA domain-containing protein yields the protein MRVQLVPLDGGEPVEITKDLVLVGRKEDCDIFLTHKSVSKMHCVLVKTEGLLLLRDLGSTNGTRVNGQRVRRAAILPNDQLQVASLRFRVEFTAKKPVRVRPDEHTQCLDANEVAKLLTQAKNGEIDIHSDSAPELDLPLIQNNSLPDVYSESKPQKAPPVADPSRPSRR from the coding sequence ATGCGTGTCCAATTGGTTCCTCTCGATGGCGGTGAGCCGGTCGAAATTACCAAGGACCTGGTCTTGGTGGGCCGCAAGGAAGATTGTGATATTTTCCTGACCCACAAAAGCGTCTCCAAAATGCACTGTGTGCTGGTCAAAACCGAAGGACTGTTGCTGCTGCGGGATCTGGGCAGCACCAATGGCACCCGCGTCAACGGCCAACGTGTCCGACGAGCGGCGATTCTGCCCAACGATCAATTGCAAGTCGCCTCGCTGCGGTTTCGGGTGGAGTTCACCGCCAAGAAGCCGGTGCGGGTGCGACCGGATGAGCATACGCAATGTTTGGACGCCAACGAAGTCGCCAAATTGCTCACCCAAGCGAAGAATGGGGAAATCGACATCCATTCCGACAGTGCCCCGGAATTGGATCTGCCATTAATTCAAAATAATTCGCTTCCGGATGTCTATTCGGAATCGAAGCCGCAAAAAGCGCCGCCGGTCGCGGACCCCTCCCGACCTTCCCGTCGATAG
- a CDS encoding RidA family protein, with amino-acid sequence MMTPTEKANQLGLEFPTKEPGYLKLCARAGNLYFTSGHVSDMKGKLGAGLTTEQGYKAARECAVKILQSLHQEHGSLDNIRVVKLLGMVNSAQDYIEHHLVINGASDLFHEIFGKSCDGYHARSAVGFASLPTGVAVEVEAIFEIRSNS; translated from the coding sequence ATGATGACACCAACCGAAAAAGCGAATCAACTGGGCCTGGAATTCCCGACCAAAGAGCCGGGCTATCTGAAATTGTGCGCCCGCGCCGGCAATCTGTATTTCACCAGTGGCCACGTTAGCGACATGAAGGGCAAACTCGGCGCGGGACTGACCACCGAGCAAGGTTACAAGGCTGCCCGCGAATGCGCTGTCAAGATTCTGCAATCGCTGCATCAAGAGCATGGTTCGCTGGACAACATCCGCGTTGTCAAGCTGCTGGGCATGGTCAATTCCGCGCAAGACTACATCGAACATCATCTGGTCATCAACGGGGCCAGCGATCTGTTCCATGAAATCTTCGGCAAATCGTGTGATGGCTACCACGCCCGCAGTGCGGTCGGCTTCGCCAGCCTGCCGACGGGTGTGGCGGTGGAAGTGGAAGCAATCTTCGAGATTCGGAGCAATTCCTAA
- a CDS encoding phosphodiester glycosidase family protein codes for MQWSRTWGVGLWLLVACPVWADFPAPSSQQRETLAPPVTLTHWTFAAPRPLRVWALSIDLRSPDVVFETTPAIPPSPQPASTPAVPGTKASTPKHTIAETAVDFVTRTGVDFAINASPFGPIPLKAGVPVSIVGLHLVDGKPISLPTNSTTDALVINATNVAKLIQSPISPEALKDQRIGVGGFNMVLVDGKSVIPATAKPDLHPRTAVGLSADGQTMTWIVVDGRQKDRSEGVSLAELGELGKLAKCQNLLNLDGGGSTTLVKRDAKSDAVSVINTPVGRGKPDSLRFNGNHLGIRVLRSGRDVTAAELRKIMPRMPDARIRRFIGPLNAAMREAEITTPARRAAFLGQLAHESGEFRYMEEIASGEAYENRRDLGNTQPGDGVRYKGRGPIQITGRANYRAAGKALGIDLESEPTLAATPEIGCRVATWFWRTRKLNALADMHDDRAITRRINGGTNGLEARLRYTERAREVLNAPKPPSTPLP; via the coding sequence ATGCAATGGTCACGCACCTGGGGAGTGGGATTGTGGTTGCTCGTTGCCTGCCCCGTGTGGGCGGACTTCCCTGCGCCGTCGAGCCAACAGCGCGAAACCCTCGCTCCTCCGGTGACGTTGACGCATTGGACGTTCGCCGCGCCTCGCCCGTTGCGAGTCTGGGCGCTGAGCATCGACCTGCGTTCGCCGGATGTCGTCTTCGAGACAACTCCCGCGATTCCGCCATCGCCCCAACCCGCTTCCACCCCCGCAGTCCCTGGCACGAAGGCGAGTACGCCCAAACATACCATCGCCGAAACAGCCGTTGATTTCGTGACGCGAACGGGCGTCGATTTCGCCATCAATGCCTCGCCGTTTGGGCCGATTCCGCTCAAGGCGGGCGTGCCGGTCAGCATCGTTGGATTGCATCTGGTCGATGGCAAACCGATCAGCCTGCCGACGAATTCCACCACCGATGCGCTCGTCATCAACGCCACCAACGTCGCCAAACTGATTCAATCGCCAATTTCGCCGGAAGCCCTGAAGGATCAACGCATCGGCGTCGGCGGATTCAACATGGTCCTGGTCGATGGGAAATCGGTGATTCCCGCCACGGCCAAACCGGATCTGCACCCGCGGACCGCTGTCGGACTCTCTGCCGATGGCCAAACCATGACCTGGATTGTCGTCGATGGCCGGCAGAAGGACCGCTCCGAAGGGGTGAGTCTGGCCGAACTCGGCGAATTGGGCAAACTGGCAAAGTGCCAGAATCTGCTGAATCTGGACGGCGGCGGCTCGACCACGTTGGTCAAACGCGATGCCAAATCGGATGCGGTTTCGGTCATCAACACGCCGGTCGGTCGCGGCAAACCGGATTCGCTCCGCTTCAACGGCAATCACCTGGGAATTCGGGTGCTTCGCAGTGGCCGCGATGTGACCGCTGCCGAATTGCGGAAAATCATGCCGCGCATGCCCGATGCCCGCATCCGCCGATTCATCGGCCCGCTCAACGCCGCCATGCGCGAAGCCGAAATTACCACCCCGGCCCGACGAGCGGCATTTTTGGGGCAACTGGCCCACGAAAGCGGCGAATTCCGCTATATGGAAGAAATTGCCTCGGGCGAAGCGTATGAAAATCGCCGCGATTTGGGGAACACGCAGCCCGGCGACGGTGTCCGCTACAAAGGCCGCGGCCCGATTCAAATCACCGGGCGAGCCAACTACCGCGCTGCGGGCAAAGCCCTGGGAATCGACTTGGAATCGGAACCAACGCTTGCCGCCACTCCCGAGATTGGCTGCCGAGTGGCAACCTGGTTTTGGCGCACGCGCAAGCTGAACGCACTGGCGGACATGCACGACGATCGCGCGATCACCCGCCGCATCAACGGCGGCACCAACGGCCTGGAGGCCCGCCTTCGCTACACCGAACGCGCCCGCGAGGTGCTCAACGCCCCCAAACCGCCGAGCACGCCTCTGCCATGA
- a CDS encoding serine/threonine-protein kinase, which translates to MSNPQSSHEDGPLPMRREGGDGASSDSPELTPTTPISSGAQSLNALFTPERPVVELDPIAFLRSQGYEVLDEIGRGGMGLVLKARQTGMNRLCALKVIRGNRVDSPRVHERFQREVKAAAKLAHPNLVTAFHTNLDGPIKFLAMEFVPGITLVKLVQTQGPQPVPLILDWLRQAAEGLQHSHEHRMVHRDIKPSNLMVTPWPIPPGKKSTLKILDMGLARDLDDDDHGLTQPGELLGTPDYIAPEQADDPRAVDIRTDLYSLGISFFVVLTGRLPFEGTSLVQKIRQHMMEIPPLVHTLRADVPPAVSSMIAKLLAKNPNDRFQTPAELAEACQDLIKGRPPAYLSAPTAETMPIVPAIPGGTSPHTTISGSPTSPAASVPQPVGQPGMMPMGGTAGPSQMTVPTLANGPSSVGSGPAVQRMWLMTGHAGPVRALDVSSDGNYLVSGGDDETLRIWDARTRRPIRQFEAKGGSVSHVQFAPDFKLAMSASLRILEEPYQIDLWEVATGRPKGRLRGLKSAITSACYSRDSKRIVAGSEDGMLIDWTLSGAVPPKRLRGGHSAPVTGVAFLGEGDRVMSVDRHGRLIIWDCTTATEKGRLELPIDCLETIAMAGPRLAFAGSELKLRLHDGTIRTFAGHTGIVRTVVFSSNRKYLLSAGDDGTIRVWNVESGKTVEQFPAQHGRILTLAVAPHLPVLYAAGDDGVIVQRMLNTPDIV; encoded by the coding sequence ATGTCGAACCCCCAATCTTCACATGAAGATGGCCCGTTGCCGATGCGTCGGGAAGGGGGCGACGGGGCATCGTCTGATTCTCCGGAACTCACGCCCACCACGCCGATCTCCTCCGGTGCTCAATCGCTGAATGCCCTCTTTACCCCGGAGCGACCCGTTGTGGAGCTAGATCCGATCGCGTTTCTGCGCTCCCAGGGGTACGAAGTTCTGGACGAAATTGGTCGAGGCGGCATGGGCTTGGTGCTCAAAGCTCGGCAGACCGGCATGAATCGGCTCTGCGCCCTGAAGGTGATTCGCGGCAACCGGGTGGATAGCCCACGCGTCCACGAACGCTTCCAACGCGAAGTCAAAGCCGCCGCCAAACTCGCGCACCCCAACCTGGTCACCGCGTTTCACACCAATCTCGATGGACCGATCAAATTCCTTGCCATGGAATTTGTCCCCGGAATCACACTCGTCAAATTGGTGCAAACCCAAGGCCCACAACCAGTTCCGCTGATTCTGGATTGGCTGCGTCAAGCGGCCGAAGGACTTCAGCATTCGCACGAACACCGCATGGTGCATCGGGACATCAAGCCAAGCAACCTGATGGTGACGCCCTGGCCGATTCCGCCAGGCAAAAAATCGACACTCAAGATTCTCGACATGGGGCTGGCCCGCGATCTGGATGATGACGATCACGGCTTGACCCAACCGGGCGAATTGCTGGGCACGCCCGATTACATCGCCCCCGAACAGGCCGACGATCCGCGAGCGGTCGATATTCGGACCGACCTCTATTCCCTGGGCATTTCGTTTTTCGTCGTCCTGACCGGGCGATTGCCGTTCGAGGGCACCTCGCTGGTGCAAAAGATTCGCCAGCACATGATGGAAATTCCGCCGTTGGTGCATACCCTGCGCGCGGATGTCCCTCCGGCGGTTTCATCAATGATCGCCAAATTGCTGGCGAAGAACCCCAACGATCGATTCCAAACCCCCGCCGAACTCGCGGAAGCCTGTCAGGATCTCATCAAGGGTCGGCCCCCCGCGTATCTGTCGGCCCCGACTGCGGAAACGATGCCGATTGTGCCTGCAATTCCCGGCGGCACCTCGCCTCACACAACGATTTCCGGCTCGCCGACCAGCCCCGCCGCCAGCGTGCCGCAACCCGTTGGCCAACCGGGCATGATGCCGATGGGTGGCACAGCGGGCCCATCGCAAATGACCGTGCCCACCCTGGCCAACGGCCCGTCGTCGGTCGGCTCCGGTCCAGCGGTTCAACGCATGTGGTTGATGACGGGCCATGCCGGACCTGTGCGAGCGTTGGATGTTTCCAGCGATGGCAATTATCTCGTTTCCGGCGGCGACGATGAGACGCTGCGAATCTGGGATGCCCGCACCCGCCGCCCGATCCGACAATTCGAGGCCAAGGGCGGCAGTGTCTCGCATGTCCAATTTGCACCCGACTTCAAACTGGCCATGTCAGCATCGCTGCGGATTCTGGAAGAGCCATATCAGATTGATCTGTGGGAAGTCGCCACCGGTCGCCCCAAAGGCCGACTTCGTGGACTCAAGTCTGCCATTACCAGCGCCTGCTACTCCCGCGATAGCAAACGCATTGTCGCGGGCAGCGAAGATGGCATGCTCATCGATTGGACCTTGTCCGGTGCGGTGCCCCCCAAACGGCTACGCGGCGGACATTCCGCCCCCGTCACTGGCGTCGCGTTCCTGGGCGAAGGCGATCGGGTGATGTCCGTCGATCGACACGGCCGATTGATTATCTGGGATTGCACCACCGCAACGGAAAAAGGCCGACTCGAACTCCCCATCGATTGCCTGGAAACCATCGCCATGGCCGGGCCACGCCTGGCATTCGCCGGGTCGGAATTGAAACTGCGGCTCCACGATGGCACCATCCGCACCTTTGCCGGGCACACGGGAATCGTTCGCACCGTCGTCTTTTCATCGAACCGCAAATACCTGCTTTCCGCCGGGGATGATGGCACCATCCGCGTCTGGAATGTCGAATCCGGCAAGACCGTCGAGCAATTTCCCGCCCAGCATGGCCGAATTCTCACGCTCGCCGTCGCCCCCCATTTGCCCGTACTCTATGCCGCTGGCGACGATGGCGTCATTGTGCAACGGATGCTCAACACCCCCGATATCGTCTAA
- a CDS encoding DUF1549 and DUF1553 domain-containing protein produces MRWTCLFASLCLATTLHAEPIPDRPIDFVNEIQPILTRGGCNSGPCHGKARGQNGFQLSLLAFDHEADYAALTAEARGRRIFPAAPEQSLLIRKATAEMPHGGGRKLTPGDGMTETLVQWIRQGMPKSAPNAPKLSRIQVEPTSVKLGYRGQQSLKVTALYSDGSTRDVTKLANFSSNESTIAAVTEHGQINAGPLPGEAAIMARFMDQFALCQVVIPYPGTVDPKVYDQWPKTHFIDKLVADKWQQLNLTPSALAEEPIIVQRLYLDLIGRLPTPDEVRTYLADATPNKRERLIDDLLSRPEYADFWANKWADLLRPNPYHVGLKTVFNFDGWIRQAFRENRPYDQFVRDLVASTGTTWRNGATVIYRDRRDPAELTTIISQLFLGIRLDCAKCHHHPFEVYGQEEFYSFAAYFERIGRKGVGISAPISGSEEMVFHSSRPINPVSHPLTGKRMTAKPLFGEAAPDSPDVDPRQTLANWITSPKNPYFAKVMVNRVWADLMGRGIVEPVDDLRATNPPTNGPLLDALADDFRANGYDIKKLLKTIVQSRVYQLSTAPNAGNAGDLRNYSRYYRQRLRAEVLLDAICDVTGVPESFDAMPPGSRSMQLWTHRSSSLFLDSFGRPDPNQDPPCERTGDTSVVQALHLMNAPNLHAKVTSERGTVAKLVAEKKSDADTLRELFLLTFSRLPTPAEESACLKLFADPSRTRRQVIEDLLWAMINAPEFQFKN; encoded by the coding sequence ATGCGCTGGACCTGCCTTTTTGCCAGCCTTTGTCTGGCCACGACGCTTCATGCCGAGCCGATTCCCGATCGGCCCATCGATTTCGTCAACGAAATTCAACCGATTTTGACCCGTGGTGGCTGCAACAGCGGCCCCTGTCATGGCAAAGCCCGCGGACAGAACGGATTCCAACTGTCGCTATTGGCCTTCGATCATGAAGCGGATTACGCCGCTCTCACCGCCGAGGCCCGCGGTCGCCGAATCTTTCCCGCCGCCCCCGAACAATCGCTGCTCATCCGCAAAGCCACCGCGGAAATGCCGCACGGTGGCGGTCGCAAGCTGACTCCCGGCGATGGCATGACCGAGACGCTCGTGCAGTGGATTCGCCAGGGGATGCCGAAATCGGCTCCGAATGCTCCCAAACTCAGCCGAATCCAGGTCGAACCCACCTCCGTCAAACTTGGCTATCGCGGCCAACAATCGCTCAAAGTCACCGCACTGTATTCCGATGGCAGCACCCGCGATGTCACCAAGTTGGCGAACTTCTCTTCCAATGAAAGTACGATCGCTGCCGTCACCGAACATGGCCAGATCAACGCCGGCCCCCTGCCCGGCGAAGCCGCGATTATGGCCCGATTCATGGATCAATTCGCACTTTGTCAGGTCGTTATCCCCTACCCTGGCACGGTCGATCCGAAGGTTTACGACCAGTGGCCCAAGACGCATTTCATCGACAAACTCGTCGCCGACAAATGGCAGCAACTCAATCTCACGCCGTCGGCGTTGGCCGAAGAACCGATCATTGTTCAACGGCTGTACCTCGATCTGATTGGCCGACTGCCGACGCCTGATGAAGTGCGGACCTACCTGGCCGATGCCACGCCCAACAAACGCGAACGACTGATTGACGATCTGCTGAGTCGGCCCGAATACGCCGATTTCTGGGCGAATAAGTGGGCCGACCTGCTCCGCCCTAATCCCTATCATGTTGGTCTGAAAACTGTCTTTAATTTCGATGGCTGGATTCGCCAAGCCTTCCGCGAGAATCGCCCGTATGACCAATTCGTGCGGGATCTCGTCGCAAGTACCGGCACCACCTGGAGAAACGGCGCAACCGTCATCTACCGCGATCGCCGCGATCCCGCCGAATTAACCACCATCATCAGCCAATTGTTCCTGGGCATCCGACTGGATTGCGCCAAGTGCCACCATCACCCGTTTGAGGTGTACGGCCAGGAAGAATTCTATTCGTTCGCCGCCTATTTCGAGCGAATTGGTCGCAAGGGTGTCGGAATCTCGGCCCCGATTTCCGGCAGCGAAGAGATGGTGTTCCATTCCTCGCGGCCGATTAATCCGGTCTCGCATCCGCTGACGGGCAAGCGAATGACGGCCAAGCCGCTGTTCGGCGAAGCGGCACCGGATTCGCCGGATGTCGATCCCCGCCAAACACTTGCGAATTGGATCACCTCGCCGAAGAATCCGTATTTCGCCAAGGTGATGGTCAACCGCGTCTGGGCCGATCTGATGGGCCGCGGCATTGTCGAACCCGTGGACGACCTCCGAGCGACGAACCCACCCACGAATGGACCGCTGCTCGATGCGCTGGCCGATGATTTTCGTGCGAATGGCTACGATATCAAGAAACTGCTCAAGACAATCGTGCAATCGCGTGTCTATCAATTATCCACCGCACCGAATGCGGGCAATGCGGGCGATCTGCGCAATTATTCCCGCTATTATCGCCAGCGGCTTCGGGCGGAAGTGCTGCTCGACGCCATCTGCGATGTCACCGGGGTGCCAGAATCGTTTGATGCGATGCCGCCGGGGTCGCGGTCGATGCAATTGTGGACGCACCGCAGTAGCTCGCTGTTCCTGGATAGCTTCGGTCGGCCCGATCCGAATCAGGATCCGCCGTGCGAGCGCACCGGGGATACGTCGGTGGTGCAGGCGCTGCACCTGATGAATGCTCCGAATCTGCACGCGAAAGTGACCAGCGAACGAGGCACCGTGGCCAAGTTGGTCGCGGAGAAGAAATCCGATGCCGACACGCTCCGCGAACTGTTTTTACTGACGTTCAGCCGACTGCCAACCCCTGCCGAAGAATCGGCCTGCCTGAAGTTGTTTGCCGATCCATCTCGAACCCGCCGTCAGGTGATCGAAGACCTGCTGTGGGCGATGATCAATGCCCCCGAGTTTCAGTTCAAAAATTAA
- a CDS encoding DUF1501 domain-containing protein, whose protein sequence is MTLHRNCAGLTRRDCLQLGLGGLLGTGLTDLLRLKATASSSDGTAPKRQAKACILIWLDGGPSHYETFDPKPEAPAEIRGDFKPIATQTPGMFFSEQMVKLASISNQLAIVRSIRHDQGNHGAGNHYMMTGAPPRIPVGCGAFVSFHPSLGSVTASERGAPAGLPAYFSIPSMTRSGGPNFLGAKYAPFVVDSNPNSPGFRVRDVALPAGLSEGRFTTRKDVRKSVDSMLRFEDAIAADPVKAQDEHYTQSYELISSTAAQAAFDIEREPERVRQAYGRDPFGQRALLARRLVEAGVPFITLNDGGWDHHTKLFDAFKNKMPRFEASIAALIEDLSQRGMLDETLVIVLGEFGRTPQVNKDGGRDHWSNAMSVMFAGGGCPGGQVIGATDRKGFAAVERVLSPENFASTIYSKLGIDPGKILYAPNGRPAHLVSDPTPIRELMG, encoded by the coding sequence ATGACACTGCATCGAAATTGTGCTGGGCTGACCCGCCGCGATTGCCTGCAACTCGGGCTGGGGGGACTGCTGGGCACCGGCTTGACCGATCTGTTGCGATTAAAAGCGACCGCGTCCAGCAGCGACGGCACCGCCCCCAAGCGGCAAGCCAAAGCCTGCATTCTGATCTGGCTGGACGGCGGCCCATCCCACTACGAAACCTTCGACCCCAAGCCGGAAGCCCCCGCCGAAATTCGCGGCGACTTCAAGCCGATCGCCACGCAAACGCCGGGCATGTTCTTTAGCGAGCAAATGGTCAAACTCGCATCAATCAGCAATCAACTTGCCATCGTGCGATCGATTCGCCACGATCAAGGCAATCACGGCGCGGGCAACCATTACATGATGACGGGTGCGCCGCCACGGATTCCGGTCGGCTGCGGTGCCTTCGTCAGCTTCCACCCCAGTCTCGGCTCGGTGACGGCCTCCGAACGGGGTGCCCCGGCTGGACTGCCAGCGTATTTTTCGATTCCATCGATGACGCGTTCCGGTGGCCCGAATTTCCTGGGTGCCAAGTACGCGCCGTTTGTGGTGGACAGCAACCCGAATTCGCCGGGCTTCCGCGTTCGCGATGTCGCGCTGCCCGCTGGACTGAGCGAAGGTCGCTTCACCACGCGAAAAGACGTTCGCAAGTCTGTCGATTCGATGCTGCGCTTTGAAGATGCGATCGCCGCCGATCCGGTCAAAGCTCAAGACGAACATTATACTCAAAGTTACGAGCTGATTTCCTCCACCGCCGCGCAAGCCGCCTTCGACATCGAGCGCGAACCGGAGCGCGTCCGACAAGCCTATGGCCGCGATCCGTTTGGCCAACGGGCACTCCTGGCCCGGCGATTGGTCGAAGCGGGTGTGCCGTTCATCACGCTGAACGATGGCGGCTGGGATCACCACACCAAACTGTTCGACGCATTCAAGAATAAGATGCCGCGATTCGAGGCGAGCATTGCCGCACTCATCGAAGATTTGTCCCAACGGGGGATGCTCGATGAGACGCTCGTGATCGTGTTGGGCGAATTCGGCCGCACCCCGCAAGTCAACAAAGACGGTGGCCGCGATCACTGGTCGAATGCCATGTCGGTGATGTTCGCCGGGGGTGGTTGTCCTGGTGGTCAGGTGATTGGTGCCACCGACCGCAAGGGCTTCGCCGCTGTGGAACGCGTGCTGTCGCCTGAAAATTTCGCCTCCACCATCTATTCCAAGCTCGGCATCGACCCCGGCAAAATTCTCTACGCTCCCAACGGCCGACCGGCCCACTTGGTCAGCGATCCGACTCCGATTCGCGAATTGATGGGGTGA
- a CDS encoding COG1470 family protein yields MRRNALVGCLFGLLLVGDVRAAVPPAHTLLPAGGQVGTTVSVDVVGIVDLTGMQFACSVPEIRGVMSPDKKRLLVTIPKDAPLGLAWIRLFNAEGSSPPLAFIVGHLPEIQETEPNDRYSKPQVVTLPGVVNGRLEKGGDTDLFQTTLEAGQTLVADLEAHEQIGSPMDGMLQVVDERGFVVAENVDFRGLDARVVYTPTRAGKYAVRVSAFPSQPDASVQLAGGFNYVYRLTLTAGAFAAHAFPSAIARPNPPATIELRGHNLPPAQGVVPVPKSLPMSDHLLVHAPQVANPVAVAIEPHAVIAEQEPNPLDRPQAVPVPVTICGVIQERNDRDVYTIAVKKGQPIHITLDAVSFGSPLDALVRVRTKDGSIITQVDDVKKDADPTLRIVRDADEEIRIEVTDLYSHGGPGYAYHLRITPTPGPASATVPAEQFTFPVGQPFEIKLTIANPSGKPQSITAEGLPAGISLVEPVTIPDSKAKEVTLKLKADKPGISGGFRLRIGEKNLPSRPVLAKLGDSNRTLDWLWLTTTAEKPKAK; encoded by the coding sequence ATGCGACGGAACGCCTTGGTGGGATGTCTGTTCGGGCTGCTGCTGGTGGGCGATGTTCGCGCGGCGGTCCCTCCCGCCCACACGCTGCTTCCTGCCGGCGGTCAGGTGGGCACCACCGTTTCGGTTGATGTCGTTGGCATCGTCGATCTCACGGGCATGCAATTCGCGTGCAGTGTCCCGGAGATTCGCGGGGTCATGAGTCCCGACAAGAAACGGCTGCTCGTCACCATCCCCAAAGACGCTCCACTGGGGCTGGCCTGGATTCGGCTATTCAACGCCGAAGGCAGCAGCCCGCCCTTGGCATTCATCGTCGGACATCTGCCGGAAATTCAAGAAACGGAACCCAACGATCGGTATTCCAAGCCGCAAGTCGTGACACTGCCAGGAGTTGTGAACGGTCGTCTCGAAAAAGGCGGCGATACCGATCTCTTTCAAACGACGCTCGAAGCCGGTCAGACGCTGGTGGCCGACCTGGAAGCCCATGAGCAGATCGGCTCGCCGATGGACGGCATGCTGCAAGTCGTGGATGAGCGAGGGTTTGTGGTCGCGGAGAATGTCGATTTCCGTGGCCTGGATGCGCGGGTGGTCTACACCCCGACTCGTGCCGGGAAATATGCGGTTCGCGTGTCGGCATTTCCGTCGCAACCCGATGCCAGCGTTCAACTTGCGGGTGGTTTCAACTATGTCTACCGGCTCACGCTCACGGCTGGGGCGTTTGCCGCTCATGCCTTCCCGAGTGCGATTGCTCGCCCGAATCCGCCCGCGACGATCGAACTGCGTGGGCATAATCTTCCGCCCGCGCAGGGGGTTGTCCCCGTCCCGAAATCGCTGCCGATGAGCGATCATCTGCTGGTGCATGCGCCGCAAGTGGCGAATCCAGTTGCAGTTGCGATCGAACCGCATGCGGTCATCGCGGAGCAAGAACCGAATCCGCTCGATCGTCCGCAGGCCGTGCCGGTGCCGGTGACCATTTGCGGCGTGATTCAGGAACGCAATGATCGCGATGTCTACACGATTGCGGTCAAAAAAGGACAACCGATCCACATTACCTTGGATGCGGTTTCGTTCGGCTCGCCGCTGGATGCGTTGGTGCGGGTGCGGACGAAAGATGGCTCGATTATCACGCAAGTCGATGATGTGAAAAAGGATGCAGATCCCACGCTGCGAATCGTGCGCGATGCTGATGAGGAAATTCGCATCGAAGTCACCGATTTGTACAGCCACGGCGGCCCCGGCTACGCCTATCATCTGCGAATCACTCCCACCCCCGGCCCCGCCAGCGCCACCGTCCCCGCCGAGCAATTCACCTTCCCGGTTGGCCAACCGTTTGAAATCAAGCTGACGATCGCCAATCCGAGCGGCAAGCCGCAAAGCATTACTGCAGAAGGACTTCCGGCAGGCATTTCGCTCGTGGAACCGGTGACGATTCCCGATTCCAAAGCCAAGGAAGTGACCCTGAAGCTGAAGGCGGACAAGCCGGGAATTTCCGGCGGATTTCGACTGCGAATTGGCGAGAAAAACTTGCCCTCGCGGCCCGTGCTGGCCAAACTGGGAGACAGCAATCGCACACTCGATTGGCTGTGGCTGACCACCACGGCGGAGAAGCCCAAAGCGAAGTAA